The following coding sequences lie in one Methylosinus sp. PW1 genomic window:
- a CDS encoding AAA family ATPase: protein MQKDIWTQRVLKLLNTPPATTAKPDDGDQPWADQFRDETTNDLIVPDYPARSDYLDLIIGAAVLDASGIDDRILDGTHILIVQDDSKVGGCVKEMLVALFKGRVTLNPVSGRDIGIVLDDAEDKTFTALWQSCATVIGIGRVSKLPPSLVEMSDSMRILMDLDEPATFGRIFRAVTRSDHYLSLDDVYVDATVEWTQSVLRHGISVDEALDRIRRRIRAAEKRSTAKINDDMDDLEAMIAESAAPIGDAAADVVKRLSAMTGFGAAKEWGLQLAADLRDYKDGRIGWHDVDKGVLLSGPPGCGKTTFANALALECGLPLVVSTYSDWHGNSVGGDSVCKELKKQFTAWKKKAASGPFLLFLDELDSIGTRGANGHNDSWFGPIINAWLAFLDGANGRDGIIVIAATNHADKIDPALRRPGRLDRHVVIPAPGVAELPGIVRHHLGFHDARAARACRGMTPAEIQMACRDARRIARRARRRVTADDLVQAVRGSIKPHGVDPWRAALHESGHALVAHLHRVQIDFLDIDRGYVHVGKSNMFFERDFHHNIGTLLAGRAAEHVVLGEPSTLCVADIEAATATARTLHTRGGLGAAGLLHIDEEHFENRIATEAAVKKTLDAVYATTFDLVRKHHSALLRLAKAADRERFLTGEEIAELIEATEDVAETAVADDVFTEASR, encoded by the coding sequence ATGCAAAAGGACATTTGGACCCAACGCGTTCTGAAACTGCTGAATACCCCGCCGGCGACCACCGCCAAGCCCGACGACGGCGACCAGCCCTGGGCCGACCAATTCCGCGACGAGACGACCAACGATCTCATCGTCCCCGACTATCCCGCCCGCAGCGACTATCTCGACCTCATCATCGGCGCCGCCGTCCTCGACGCCTCGGGAATCGACGACCGCATCCTCGACGGCACCCACATCCTGATCGTGCAGGACGATTCGAAGGTCGGCGGCTGCGTCAAGGAAATGCTCGTCGCCTTGTTTAAGGGACGGGTCACCCTGAACCCGGTCTCCGGACGGGATATCGGCATCGTTCTCGACGACGCCGAAGACAAGACGTTCACGGCGCTCTGGCAGTCGTGCGCGACCGTCATCGGGATCGGTCGCGTGAGCAAGCTGCCGCCGTCCCTGGTCGAGATGTCCGACTCGATGCGAATCCTGATGGATCTCGACGAGCCCGCGACGTTCGGGCGGATCTTTCGGGCTGTGACGCGCTCGGATCATTATCTGTCGCTCGATGACGTCTATGTCGACGCGACAGTCGAGTGGACGCAATCCGTGCTGCGCCATGGAATCTCCGTCGACGAGGCGCTGGACCGCATTCGCCGAAGAATCCGGGCTGCTGAGAAGCGGTCGACCGCGAAGATCAACGACGACATGGACGACCTCGAGGCCATGATCGCGGAATCCGCTGCGCCGATCGGGGACGCGGCGGCCGACGTCGTGAAAAGGCTCTCGGCGATGACCGGTTTCGGAGCCGCAAAGGAGTGGGGTCTTCAGCTCGCTGCGGATCTGCGGGACTACAAGGACGGACGGATCGGATGGCATGACGTCGACAAGGGCGTCCTTCTCTCCGGACCTCCCGGCTGCGGCAAGACGACGTTTGCAAACGCGCTCGCGCTGGAGTGTGGGCTGCCTCTCGTTGTCAGCACGTATTCCGATTGGCACGGTAACTCCGTGGGCGGCGATTCCGTTTGCAAGGAACTCAAGAAGCAGTTCACCGCGTGGAAAAAGAAGGCGGCGAGCGGCCCGTTTCTCCTTTTCCTCGATGAGCTGGATTCCATCGGCACTCGCGGCGCCAACGGCCACAACGATTCCTGGTTCGGGCCGATCATTAACGCTTGGCTGGCGTTTCTCGACGGCGCAAACGGACGCGATGGGATCATCGTCATTGCGGCCACCAATCACGCCGACAAGATCGACCCCGCGCTGCGGCGCCCAGGTCGTCTGGACCGCCACGTCGTCATCCCCGCGCCCGGCGTCGCCGAGTTGCCGGGGATCGTCCGCCACCATCTGGGCTTCCACGACGCCCGTGCGGCCCGCGCGTGCCGAGGAATGACGCCCGCCGAAATCCAAATGGCCTGTCGTGACGCTCGCAGAATCGCTCGGCGCGCTCGTCGTCGCGTGACTGCGGATGATCTCGTCCAGGCGGTGCGAGGGTCGATCAAACCGCATGGCGTCGATCCGTGGCGGGCGGCGCTGCACGAGTCCGGACATGCGCTTGTCGCGCATCTGCATCGAGTGCAGATCGACTTCCTCGATATCGATCGCGGATACGTCCACGTCGGCAAGTCCAACATGTTTTTCGAGCGCGACTTTCATCACAACATCGGCACCCTGCTGGCCGGGCGCGCCGCCGAGCATGTCGTCCTCGGCGAGCCTTCGACATTGTGCGTCGCGGATATCGAAGCCGCGACCGCGACTGCGAGGACGCTTCACACGCGTGGTGGCCTGGGCGCGGCGGGGCTGCTGCATATCGACGAGGAGCATTTCGAGAATCGAATCGCCACGGAGGCGGCCGTCAAAAAGACGCTCGACGCCGTCTATGCGACCACTTTCGATCTCGTCCGCAAGCATCATTCCGCGCTGCTGCGACTCGCGAAGGCGGCGGATCGCGAGCGGTTTCTCACCGGCGAGGAGATTGCTGAGTTGATCGAGGCGACCGAGGATGTTGCCGAGACAGCAGTGGCGGACGACGTTTTCACGGAGGCCAGCCGATGA
- a CDS encoding SEC-C metal-binding domain-containing protein — protein sequence MAKIGRNDACPCGSGKKYKHCCLAKDEDAERAAHAARDAADRAARVAAAELWSFDSDEDMDDELTVASNAVVDLVHAGALDEAERAARELLQRFPDMHDGYDRLGMVYQARGEDRQAADCYRKVIDIIRSHKEQYDAEFETVFHKLIEQLDPPIAPPHESQSS from the coding sequence ATGGCCAAGATCGGACGCAATGACGCCTGCCCCTGCGGCAGCGGCAAGAAGTACAAGCACTGCTGCCTCGCCAAGGATGAAGACGCCGAGCGCGCCGCCCACGCGGCACGCGACGCGGCCGACCGCGCGGCCCGTGTCGCGGCCGCCGAATTATGGAGCTTCGACAGCGACGAGGATATGGACGATGAGCTGACCGTGGCGTCGAACGCCGTTGTCGATCTCGTGCACGCGGGCGCGCTCGATGAGGCCGAGCGCGCCGCCCGCGAACTCCTCCAGCGCTTTCCTGACATGCATGACGGTTATGATCGCCTGGGCATGGTCTATCAGGCCAGAGGCGAGGATCGGCAAGCGGCCGACTGCTACCGGAAGGTCATCGACATCATCCGCTCGCACAAAGAACAATACGACGCCGAGTTCGAAACCGTCTTCCACAAGCTCATAGAGCAGCTCGACCCGCCAATCGCGCCTCCACACGAGAGTCAGTCTTCCTGA
- a CDS encoding ExeA family protein gives MNPKLLALYGLKWNPFAPGAPTEALFATPRLRSFCWRVAQLAEEGGFALVTGSPGAGKSAALRILAEHLATQRDVKVGVISRPQAGIGDFYREMGDLFGVELRPNNRWGGAKNLRQRWQAHIDDSLNRPVLIVDEAQEMLPLVLSELRLLSSAKLDSHILLTVVLAGDGRLVERLRSDELLPLGSRIRVRLAIDRATPQELQDCLRHALQQAGATTLMTPELIVTLCDHSQGNLRALMTLAGELLATAAERDARQIDEKLFFETCAMAPPPAPLSTAAGTRRRR, from the coding sequence TTGAACCCCAAACTATTGGCGCTCTACGGCCTCAAGTGGAACCCCTTCGCGCCGGGCGCGCCGACCGAAGCGTTGTTCGCCACGCCGCGCCTGCGCTCCTTCTGCTGGCGCGTGGCGCAACTCGCCGAGGAGGGCGGCTTCGCCCTCGTCACCGGCTCGCCCGGCGCCGGCAAGTCCGCCGCCCTGCGCATCCTGGCCGAGCATCTGGCGACGCAGCGCGACGTCAAGGTCGGCGTGATCAGCCGTCCCCAGGCCGGCATCGGCGACTTCTATCGCGAGATGGGCGATCTCTTCGGCGTCGAGCTTCGCCCGAACAACCGCTGGGGCGGAGCCAAGAACCTGCGACAGCGTTGGCAGGCTCATATCGACGACTCTCTCAATAGGCCCGTCCTGATCGTCGACGAGGCCCAGGAGATGCTGCCGCTCGTCCTGAGCGAGCTGCGCTTGCTGTCCTCGGCAAAACTCGATTCCCATATTCTGTTGACCGTCGTTCTGGCGGGAGACGGACGGCTCGTGGAGCGTCTGCGGTCCGACGAGCTTCTCCCGCTCGGCAGCCGCATCCGAGTTCGCCTCGCTATCGACCGGGCGACGCCGCAGGAGCTGCAGGATTGTCTCAGACACGCCTTGCAGCAGGCCGGCGCGACGACGCTGATGACCCCGGAGCTGATCGTGACCCTCTGCGATCACTCCCAGGGCAATCTGCGCGCGCTCATGACGCTTGCGGGCGAGCTGCTCGCGACGGCCGCCGAGCGTGACGCCCGACAGATCGACGAGAAGCTGTTTTTCGAGACTTGCGCCATGGCCCCTCCGCCCGCCCCGCTCTCGACTGCGGCCGGAACTCGGCGTAGACGATGA
- a CDS encoding DDE-type integrase/transposase/recombinase, translating into MAKGRVHEQWAQLRFSVIGQLLAAPPEKGALRSALVELAAREWRHPTTGAPVRFGASTIERWYYRALGERQDPIAVLRRKRRQDAGQQTALGVPLRQALLAQYAAHKSWSVRLHWDNLVALASSRPELQPVPSYATVLRFLRANGLDKRRPLTSRLTAGALRAEARLEQREVRSYEAEYVNGLWHWDFHHGSRKVLTPRGEWRTPMLLGILDDRSRLACHLQWYLAETAENVAHGLSQAIQKRGLPRAAMSDNGAAMTAAEIREGLGRLAVLHQTTLPYSPYQNAKQEAFWGPVEGRLMAMLEDVQDLSLATLNEATQAWVEYEYNRNIHSEIGEAPVTRFLAGPEVTRPSPDSASLKLAFTRTEQRTLRKSDGSLLIEGRRFEAPNRYRHLTRLEVRFASWDLGWVHLVDAQTGAVLCRLFPQDKTKNADGRRRSLEPIAAEPIAIKPAGGMAPLLAKLMEQRAATGLPPAYLPKDEGEES; encoded by the coding sequence ATGGCGAAAGGGCGGGTGCACGAGCAATGGGCGCAGCTGCGCTTTTCGGTGATCGGGCAGCTTCTCGCTGCGCCGCCCGAGAAGGGCGCGCTCCGTTCGGCGCTCGTTGAGCTTGCGGCGCGCGAATGGCGCCATCCAACGACCGGCGCGCCGGTGCGCTTTGGCGCCTCCACGATCGAGCGCTGGTATTATCGGGCGCTCGGAGAGCGTCAGGACCCTATCGCCGTCCTGCGCCGCAAACGTCGCCAGGACGCCGGCCAGCAGACAGCGCTCGGCGTGCCGCTGCGCCAGGCGCTGCTCGCCCAATACGCTGCGCACAAGAGCTGGAGCGTCAGGCTGCACTGGGACAATCTGGTCGCCTTGGCTTCGAGTCGGCCCGAGCTTCAACCCGTGCCGTCTTATGCGACCGTCCTTCGCTTCCTCAGGGCCAATGGTCTGGACAAACGCCGGCCGCTCACCTCGCGGCTGACGGCGGGCGCATTGCGGGCCGAGGCGCGCCTCGAGCAACGCGAGGTCCGCAGCTACGAGGCCGAATATGTCAACGGCCTGTGGCATTGGGATTTCCATCACGGCTCGCGCAAGGTGCTGACGCCGCGTGGCGAGTGGCGCACGCCAATGTTGCTCGGCATTCTCGACGACCGTTCGCGACTCGCCTGTCATCTGCAATGGTATTTGGCGGAGACGGCCGAGAACGTCGCGCATGGTCTGTCACAGGCGATCCAGAAGCGCGGCCTGCCGCGCGCCGCGATGAGCGACAATGGCGCGGCGATGACTGCGGCGGAGATCCGCGAGGGCCTCGGCCGGCTCGCAGTCCTGCACCAGACGACGCTCCCCTATAGCCCCTATCAGAACGCCAAGCAGGAGGCGTTTTGGGGTCCAGTCGAAGGCCGGCTGATGGCCATGTTGGAGGATGTGCAGGACCTCAGCTTGGCGACGCTCAACGAGGCGACGCAGGCCTGGGTCGAGTACGAGTACAACCGCAACATCCATTCGGAGATCGGCGAGGCGCCCGTCACGCGTTTTCTCGCCGGCCCCGAGGTGACGCGGCCGAGCCCCGACAGCGCGAGCCTCAAGCTGGCCTTCACGAGGACCGAGCAGCGGACGCTGCGCAAGAGCGACGGCAGCCTCCTGATCGAGGGCCGCCGCTTCGAGGCCCCGAACCGCTACCGCCACCTCACGCGCCTGGAGGTCCGCTTCGCCAGCTGGGACCTCGGCTGGGTCCATCTCGTCGACGCGCAAACCGGCGCGGTGCTGTGCCGGCTGTTCCCGCAGGACAAGACCAAGAACGCCGATGGGCGCCGCCGGTCGCTGGAGCCGATCGCGGCGGAGCCCATCGCCATCAAGCCTGCCGGTGGCATGGCGCCACTGCTCGCCAAGCTCATGGAGCAGCGGGCTGCAACGGGGTTGCCGCCCGCCTACCTGCCCAAGGACGAAGGAGAAGAGTCTTGA
- a CDS encoding UDP-glucuronic acid decarboxylase family protein: MESRRILVTGGAGFLGSHLCERLLAAGHEVLCVDNFFTGQRRNVHHLLDHNNFELLRHDITFPLFVEVDEIYNLACPASPIHYQFDPVQTTKTSVIGAINMLGLAKRLKVRVFQASTSEVYGDPSVHPQPESYWGNVNPLGPRACYDEGKRCAETLFFDYHRQHKLKIKVVRIFNTYGPRMHARDGRVVSNFIVQALKGEPITIYGEGQQTRSFCYVDDLIGGFTALMDSPDDIVGPINIGNPNEFTIRQLAEQVIDLTGSSSTLVFEPLPADDPKQRRPDISAAERLLGWGPTIQLREGLLRTIAYFDELLGRPREG; the protein is encoded by the coding sequence ATGGAAAGCCGCAGAATTCTCGTTACGGGTGGCGCGGGTTTTCTCGGGTCGCATCTTTGCGAGCGGCTACTCGCGGCGGGACACGAGGTCCTCTGCGTCGATAATTTCTTCACCGGCCAGCGCAGAAATGTTCATCACCTGCTCGATCACAATAATTTCGAGCTGCTGCGCCACGACATAACCTTTCCGCTCTTTGTCGAGGTCGACGAGATCTATAATCTCGCCTGCCCCGCCTCGCCGATCCATTACCAATTCGATCCGGTGCAGACGACCAAGACCAGCGTGATCGGCGCGATCAATATGCTCGGCCTCGCCAAACGGCTGAAGGTCAGGGTGTTTCAGGCGTCCACATCGGAGGTCTACGGCGACCCTTCCGTGCATCCGCAGCCGGAATCCTATTGGGGCAACGTCAATCCGCTGGGACCGCGCGCATGCTATGACGAAGGAAAGCGTTGCGCCGAGACCTTGTTCTTCGATTATCATCGACAGCATAAGTTGAAGATCAAGGTCGTGCGCATCTTCAATACTTATGGGCCGCGCATGCACGCCCGCGACGGGCGCGTCGTCTCCAATTTCATCGTGCAGGCGCTCAAGGGCGAGCCCATCACCATCTATGGCGAAGGCCAGCAGACGCGCTCCTTCTGCTATGTCGACGATCTCATCGGCGGCTTCACCGCGCTCATGGATTCGCCCGACGATATCGTCGGCCCCATCAACATCGGCAATCCGAATGAATTCACCATTCGGCAGCTCGCCGAGCAGGTGATCGACCTCACCGGCTCCTCCTCCACGCTCGTCTTCGAGCCGCTGCCGGCGGACGATCCCAAGCAGCGCCGGCCGGATATTTCCGCGGCGGAACGCCTGCTCGGCTGGGGACCGACAATTCAATTGCGCGAAGGGCTGCTGCGCACCATCGCTTATTTCGACGAGCTGCTCGGCCGGCCGCGCGAGGGCTGA
- a CDS encoding AAA family ATPase, with translation MTPLPVTPAHQLADRPPDKDWLVTGLWSQEAVGIIGGEPKCCKSFLALDLAVAVAGGAPCLRRFGVPKPGRVLLYAAEDAAHIVRRRIEGIGAAAGLSIFDLDIQVITAPSLRLDLDADRASLEETIARLEPRLLILDPFVRLHRIDENISGEVAPLLAFLRQLQRRHGLAVILVHHARKNASSMRAGQGLRGSSEFHAWGDSNLYLRRDGDALTLTVEHRAASAMPAIRLELTERADALALEVVDGRPQPAQGAEARSIDERIVAALAEAGAPQPFADLRALCRVRTTTLYQRLAAMAAAGRIVKSTDGYRLATG, from the coding sequence ATGACGCCGCTTCCCGTCACGCCCGCCCATCAGCTCGCCGATCGCCCTCCAGACAAGGACTGGCTGGTCACGGGGTTGTGGTCCCAAGAAGCGGTCGGCATCATCGGCGGCGAGCCCAAATGCTGCAAATCCTTCCTCGCGCTAGATCTGGCCGTCGCCGTCGCCGGCGGCGCGCCCTGCCTGAGGCGATTTGGCGTACCCAAGCCCGGCCGCGTCCTGCTATACGCCGCCGAGGACGCGGCGCACATCGTCCGGCGCCGGATCGAGGGCATCGGCGCTGCGGCCGGCCTCTCCATCTTTGATCTCGACATCCAGGTCATCACCGCCCCGTCGCTGCGCCTCGATCTCGACGCCGATCGCGCCAGCCTCGAGGAAACCATCGCGCGGCTGGAGCCGCGCCTGCTCATCCTCGACCCCTTCGTGCGCCTGCATCGCATCGACGAAAACATCAGCGGCGAAGTGGCGCCGCTGCTGGCGTTCCTGCGTCAGCTCCAACGCCGTCACGGCCTCGCCGTGATCCTCGTCCACCACGCGAGAAAGAACGCGAGCAGCATGCGTGCGGGCCAAGGCCTACGTGGTTCCTCAGAGTTCCATGCCTGGGGCGACTCCAACCTCTATCTCCGCCGAGACGGCGACGCGCTCACCCTGACCGTCGAGCACCGCGCCGCGTCGGCCATGCCCGCCATCAGGCTCGAGCTCACCGAGCGCGCCGACGCGCTCGCCCTCGAGGTCGTGGACGGCAGGCCACAACCCGCACAGGGCGCAGAAGCACGCTCGATCGACGAGCGCATCGTCGCGGCCCTCGCGGAAGCCGGCGCGCCGCAGCCCTTTGCCGATCTGCGCGCCTTGTGCCGCGTGCGCACCACCACGCTCTATCAGCGTCTGGCCGCCATGGCCGCCGCGGGCCGCATCGTCAAATCGACGGACGGCTATCGCCTCGCCACGGGCTGA